The following proteins come from a genomic window of Chelmon rostratus isolate fCheRos1 chromosome 23, fCheRos1.pri, whole genome shotgun sequence:
- the si:cabz01007807.1 gene encoding uncharacterized protein si:cabz01007807.1 isoform X5, protein MRGDTAAESEVEVDGRGEGAAAAAAACTAAGERRPSAGKLHDMLRKVSQSPFHNQYKTLVSSTSDSSGSSANESRSKQDGDFLSDLSAAAAAAADVTDGHQPHFRQNGVQERLHLNSQESGSKGHIWRKTSEADLDAIFVPPPEFQSSPLDLHTEIKTVGNGDKFSEPQKDLFQALKPNHTQGHFQTSAFAQNASANGHFHDVTPNSSDLFKPVPTQTENRSTTLQSKSSDLFKDGGANLFQAAKGEDFRQAEHSKEVNLFDNSPSICDNPFTSPSNKEDDLFRSPNPFYTAATSEADLFQAGPTNSGNPFSIRENKPDLSTKEDLFGMSCKKDLDVFSPSSEKTLDLFPSPITRDLFQDLSSLDDPFGATPSKQYNPFQDVSNVTADIFQPLPSEANSRAKFEITPSDTAPKATNSTPSLNSGSEMKLDMVSSPDLFKPAPPESHPAIQPGSSDRPRDIILTTPQGTKHDILQPTPFTRARNLFVSPSQSPAEMTHASTFKRPPKPLPRTRPPKPEKPPTPANPTEPEPTVPKAFPKPAVRPLPKPVTRLKPKTLESTPISPENYVVFEDVLLIGQEKCVEDWPEDSPELNPNFKPSGTLRLRRESLKMKADSDGGSGEDQDTSGSHVKKKDKKFRIPTLPRRGSKDKFADDAKEGRSRTLPTSHKSSKDYFSDTHMSAGEHEDWEHDYKQKKRLKTKVNQLLRRASTTSSVPEGKHLNGHFPQESKDDGISKKSAGKKDSVRRWSEQGTVLDDSTEEEEEGGDAQHEEKKKKKVKIRFVPHRGFAITVEKTDDEPKGAHGYTPRKGSKEKSQDEVLGAHGYTPRRKSKDDAEYVEEMKGQRLQSTSKAAFMDDEHFEKTLHASAGLNGDEDPYGMEDCKPKKTTMKLLHVGRRRSKEDMLDYTSPQKKKSSFSADELHDDDLNGMEDFKLKKPKHKGLIPTQRKSKTASGQSEPIGFSHHMPQQACSDAYAEDDITQTGEDFMSPGKLYDVEQDEICKPKKLSKLKGLKKRQAKGKAMAPEDPPGATSSDYLSEAAKAEWLAAQMDERAAAGLEDEDEEGDTDSLMEWWYTVEQWDEVPSDDEDKVIKEDESKSFTILADKVQRGLRVFNKVFMERAEVLWHSVITLHAIADDISNFHQKAKIAGITGGTTTAVGGVTAIAGLALAPFTFGASLVITAVGVGVATAGGITSASAAISDNVNNMHDRKKVETVLEEYEAHLLDIGKILHFVNQGLYKLRGHPFLRSGTQHYSEDWEIRRAVQMISLVDLPVMRAADITDTAVASVQGLFKGMDKYFIKDSRELRKGCKKEVVGQIKEVANVLNDGIVELNAIREELQDATGSM, encoded by the exons ATGAGAGGGGACACAGCGGCG GAGAGCGAGGTGGAGGTGGACGGTCGCGGAGagggtgcagcagcagcagcagcagcctgcaccgcagctggagagagacgaCCT AGTGCTGGGAAGCTGCATGATATGCTGAGGAAAGTTTCCCAAAGCCCTTTCCACAATCAATACAAG ACTCTTGTTTCCTCGACCTCGGACTCCAGCGGATCATCTGCCAATGAGTCTCGAAGCAAACAG GATGGCGACTTCCTTAGCGatctctcagctgctgctgctgctgctgcagatgtgacGGACGGCCACCAGCCCCACTTCAGACAG AACGGAGTGCAGGAACGGCTCCATTTAAATTCTCAG GAATCGGGCAGCAAAGGTCACATCTGGAGGAAAACCTCAGAAGCAGACCTCGATGCCatctttgttcctcctcctgagTTTCAGAGTTCACCTCTGGACCTTCATACTGAAATTAAGACTGTGGGAAATGGAGACAAATTTTCTGAACCTCAAAAGGACCTGTTCCAGGCCCTTAAACCCAACCATACGCAGGGCCACTTCCAGACGTCAGCTTTTGCCCAAAATGCATCTGCCAATGGCCATTTTCATGATGTAACCCCGAACTCCTCAGACTTATTCAAGCCAGTTCCCACTCAAACAGAGAACCGCTCCACAACCTTGCAGTCCAAAAGCTCTGACCTGTTTAAAGATGGAGGGGCCAATCTCTTCCAGGCTGCTAAAGGAGAGGATTTCCGCCAAGCTGAACACTCGAAGGAGGTGAACCTCTTTGATAACTCTCCCAGTATTTGTGATAACCCATTCACATCTCCTTCAAACAAGGAGGATGATCTGTTCCGGTCTCCAAACCCATTTTATACTGCTGCGACCAGTGAAGCAGATTTGTTTCAAGCAGGACCAACTAACAGTGGGAATCCATTCAGCATCAGGGAAAACAAACCAGATCTCTCCACGAAAGAGGACCTTTTTGGCATGTCCTGTAAGAAAGATCTGGATGTGTTTTCACCATCATCTGAGAAAACACTTGACCTGTTCCCAAGCCCAATTACGAGGGATTTGTTCCAAGACCTTTCCAGCCTGGATGACCCGTTTGGTGCCACTCCCTCAAAACAATACAACCCTTTTCAAGATGTTTCAAATGTGACTGCAGACATCTTCCAACCGCTTCCCTCAGAGGCCAACAGCAGGGCTAAATTTGAGATAACCCCCAGTGACACAGCCCCCAAGGCCACAAACTCCACACCTTCACTCAACAGTGGGTCAGAGATGAAGCTGGACATGGTATCGTCGCCAGACCTCTTCAAGCCAGCACCACCGGAATCTCATCCAGCCATCCAACCGGGGTCCTCCGACAGGCCACGTGATATCATCTTGACGACTCCTCAGGGAACTAAACATGATATCCTTCAGCCGACTCCCTTCACTCGTGCCAGGAATCTGTTTGTGTCACCAAGCCAATCTCCAGCTGAAATGACTCAC GCGTCGACTTTCAAACGTCCGCCCAAGCCACTTCCACGAACTAGACCACCAAAACCAGAGAAGCCACCCACGCCAGCGAACCCT ACTGAACCTGAACCAACTGTGCCAAAAGCCTTTCCTAAACCAGCCGTCAGACCGCTCCCAAAACCAGTTACCCGCCTCAAACCAAAAACTCTG GAAAGTACACCAATTAGCCCTGAGAACTACGTCGTCTTTGAGGACGTCCTGCTTATTGGACAG gaaaagtgtgTTGAGGACTGGCCTGAAGACAGTCCCGAGCTCAACCCCAACTTCAAACCA tcTGGAACATTGAGACTCCGGCGAGAATCACTGAAA ATGAAGGCCGACTCTGATGGAGGAAGTGGCGAGGATCAGGACACCTCAGGGAGTCATGTCAAG aaaaaggacaaaaaattCAGAATACCCACACTTCCCAGAAGAGGGTCAAAG GACAAGTTTGCTGATGACGCaaaggaggggaggagcagGACACTGCCCACCTCCCATAAATCATCAAAG GACTATTTTTCAGATACGCACATGTCTGCTGGAGAGCATGAAGACTGGGAGCATGACTATAAA CAGAAGAAACGTCTGAAGACCAAAGTCAATCAGCTGCTCAGAAGAGCATCCACCACTTCCTCTGTGCCGGAAGGAAAACACCTGAACggacatttccctcaggagtcgAAG GACGACGGCATCAGTAAGAAAAGCGCCGGCAAGAAGGACTCGGTCCGCCGATGGTCAGAG CAGGGGACAGTTCTGGACGACagcactgaggaggaagaggagggaggggacgCCCAGCACGAAGAG aagaaaaaaaagaaggtgaaAATCAGGTTTGTGCCTCACAGAGGATTTGCCATCACTGTGGAAAAG ACTGACGATGAGCCGAAGGGAGCACACGGGTACACGCCCCGCAAAGGCTCAAAG GAGAAATCACAAGATGAAGTTCTGGGTGCTCACGGCTACACGCCTCGGAGGAAGTCCAAG GACGATGCTGAGTACGTTGAAGAGATGAAAGGCCAGAGGCTCCAGTCAACTAGCAAG GCTGCTTTCATGGATGACGAGCACTTCGAGAAAACACTCCACGCGTCTGCTGGACTGAACGGAGATGAAGATCCGTATGGGATGGAAGACTGCAAACCC AAAAAGACGACGATGAAACTGCTGCACGTGGGTCGTCGGAGGTCTAAG GAGGACATGCTGGATTACACCAGTCCtcagaaaaagaagagcagcTTCTCAGCGGATGAGTTACACGATGATGACCTAAACGGGATGGAGGACTTCAAACTG AAGAAACCCAAACATAAAGGCCTCATCCCCACCCAACGCAAATCTAAGACCGCCAGCGGGCAGAGTGAACCCATTGGATTCAGCCACCACATGCCTCAGCAAGCATGCAGT GACGCCTACGCTGAGGATGACATCACTCAAACAGGAGAAGATTTCATGAGTCCCGGAAAGCTCTATGACGTCGAGCAAGATGAAATCTGCAAGCCG AAGAAGCTGTCTAAGCTGAAAGGCCTCAAAAAACGCCAGGCTAAG GGCAAAGCCATGGCTCCAGAAGATCCACCAGGGGCTACATCCAGCGACTACCTGTCGGAGGCCGCTAAG GCGGAGTGGCTGGCTGCTCAGATGGATGAACgagctgcagcaggtctggAGGATGAGGACGAGGAAGGG GACACGGATAGTTTGATGGAGTGGTGGTACACCGTGGAAC AATGGGACGAGGTGCCATCGGACGACGAGGACAAAGTCATAAAAGAGGACGAGTCCAA GTCGTTCACCATCCTGGCGGACAAGGTTCAGCGCGGCCTTCGCGTCTTCAACAAGGTCTTCATGGAGCGAGCTGAGGTCCTGTGGCACTCCGTCATCACGCTCCACGCCATCGCGGACGACATCAGCAACTTCCACCAAAAGGCCAAGATCGCCGGGATCACTGGTGGCACCACCACAGCCGTGGGTGGCGTGACGGCCATCGCCGGTTTGGCTCTGGCGCCCTTTACCTTCGGTGCCTCTCTCGTAATCACCGCCGTTGGTGTAGGCGTGGCAACGGCCGGCGGAATCACTTCAGCCTCTGCGGCCATCTCAGATAACGTTAACAACATGCACGACCGGAAGAAG GTGGAGACTGTACTAGAGGAGTATGAGGCTCACCTGCTGGACATCGGGAAGATCCTCCACTTTGTCAATCAGGGCTTGTACAAACTCCGCGGCCATCCTTTCCTCAGATCCGGCACCCAACACTACTCGGAGGACTGGGAGATCCGCAGGGCCGTCCAGATGATCAGCTTGGTGGACTTGCCCGTGATGCGAGCGGCGGACATAACGGACACGGCGGTGGCGTCGGTCCAAGGGCTCTTCAAAGGCATGGACAAGTACTTCATCAAGGACTCCCGGGAGCTGAGGAAGGGCTGCAAGAAGGAGGTGGTGGGTCAAATAAAGGAGGTGGCAAACGTGCTCAATGATGGGATAGTGGAGCTCAATGCCATCAGGGAGGAACTCCAGGATGCTACTGGAAGCATGTGA
- the si:cabz01007807.1 gene encoding uncharacterized protein si:cabz01007807.1 isoform X2: protein MRGDTAAESEVEVDGRGEGAAAAAAACTAAGERRPSAGKLHDMLRKVSQSPFHNQYKTLVSSTSDSSGSSANESRSKQDGDFLSDLSAAAAAAADVTDGHQPHFRQNGVQERLHLNSQESGSKGHIWRKTSEADLDAIFVPPPEFQSSPLDLHTEIKTVGNGDKFSEPQKDLFQALKPNHTQGHFQTSAFAQNASANGHFHDVTPNSSDLFKPVPTQTENRSTTLQSKSSDLFKDGGANLFQAAKGEDFRQAEHSKEVNLFDNSPSICDNPFTSPSNKEDDLFRSPNPFYTAATSEADLFQAGPTNSGNPFSIRENKPDLSTKEDLFGMSCKKDLDVFSPSSEKTLDLFPSPITRDLFQDLSSLDDPFGATPSKQYNPFQDVSNVTADIFQPLPSEANSRAKFEITPSDTAPKATNSTPSLNSGSEMKLDMVSSPDLFKPAPPESHPAIQPGSSDRPRDIILTTPQGTKHDILQPTPFTRARNLFVSPSQSPAEMTHASTFKRPPKPLPRTRPPKPEKPPTPANPTEPEPTVPKAFPKPAVRPLPKPVTRLKPKTLESTPISPENYVVFEDVLLIGQEKCVEDWPEDSPELNPNFKPSGTLRLRRESLKMKADSDGGSGEDQDTSGSHVKKKDKKFRIPTLPRRGSKDKFADDAKEGRSRTLPTSHKSSKDYFSDTHMSAGEHEDWEHDYKKKRLKTKVNQLLRRASTTSSVPEGKHLNGHFPQESKDDGISKKSAGKKDSVRRWSEQGTVLDDSTEEEEEGGDAQHEEKKKKKVKIRFVPHRGFAITVEKTDDEPKGAHGYTPRKGSKEKSQDEVLGAHGYTPRRKSKDDAEYVEEMKGQRLQSTSKAAFMDDEHFEKTLHASAGLNGDEDPYGMEDCKPKKKTTMKLLHVGRRRSKEDMLDYTSPQKKKSSFSADELHDDDLNGMEDFKLKKPKHKGLIPTQRKSKTASGQSEPIGFSHHMPQQACSDAYAEDDITQTGEDFMSPGKLYDVEQDEICKPKKLSKLKGLKKRQAKGKAMAPEDPPGATSSDYLSEAAKAEWLAAQMDERAAAGLEDEDEEGDTDSLMEWWYTVEQWDEVPSDDEDKVIKEDESKSFTILADKVQRGLRVFNKVFMERAEVLWHSVITLHAIADDISNFHQKAKIAGITGGTTTAVGGVTAIAGLALAPFTFGASLVITAVGVGVATAGGITSASAAISDNVNNMHDRKKVETVLEEYEAHLLDIGKILHFVNQGLYKLRGHPFLRSGTQHYSEDWEIRRAVQMISLVDLPVMRAADITDTAVASVQGLFKGMDKYFIKDSRELRKGCKKEVVGQIKEVANVLNDGIVELNAIREELQDATGSM from the exons ATGAGAGGGGACACAGCGGCG GAGAGCGAGGTGGAGGTGGACGGTCGCGGAGagggtgcagcagcagcagcagcagcctgcaccgcagctggagagagacgaCCT AGTGCTGGGAAGCTGCATGATATGCTGAGGAAAGTTTCCCAAAGCCCTTTCCACAATCAATACAAG ACTCTTGTTTCCTCGACCTCGGACTCCAGCGGATCATCTGCCAATGAGTCTCGAAGCAAACAG GATGGCGACTTCCTTAGCGatctctcagctgctgctgctgctgctgcagatgtgacGGACGGCCACCAGCCCCACTTCAGACAG AACGGAGTGCAGGAACGGCTCCATTTAAATTCTCAG GAATCGGGCAGCAAAGGTCACATCTGGAGGAAAACCTCAGAAGCAGACCTCGATGCCatctttgttcctcctcctgagTTTCAGAGTTCACCTCTGGACCTTCATACTGAAATTAAGACTGTGGGAAATGGAGACAAATTTTCTGAACCTCAAAAGGACCTGTTCCAGGCCCTTAAACCCAACCATACGCAGGGCCACTTCCAGACGTCAGCTTTTGCCCAAAATGCATCTGCCAATGGCCATTTTCATGATGTAACCCCGAACTCCTCAGACTTATTCAAGCCAGTTCCCACTCAAACAGAGAACCGCTCCACAACCTTGCAGTCCAAAAGCTCTGACCTGTTTAAAGATGGAGGGGCCAATCTCTTCCAGGCTGCTAAAGGAGAGGATTTCCGCCAAGCTGAACACTCGAAGGAGGTGAACCTCTTTGATAACTCTCCCAGTATTTGTGATAACCCATTCACATCTCCTTCAAACAAGGAGGATGATCTGTTCCGGTCTCCAAACCCATTTTATACTGCTGCGACCAGTGAAGCAGATTTGTTTCAAGCAGGACCAACTAACAGTGGGAATCCATTCAGCATCAGGGAAAACAAACCAGATCTCTCCACGAAAGAGGACCTTTTTGGCATGTCCTGTAAGAAAGATCTGGATGTGTTTTCACCATCATCTGAGAAAACACTTGACCTGTTCCCAAGCCCAATTACGAGGGATTTGTTCCAAGACCTTTCCAGCCTGGATGACCCGTTTGGTGCCACTCCCTCAAAACAATACAACCCTTTTCAAGATGTTTCAAATGTGACTGCAGACATCTTCCAACCGCTTCCCTCAGAGGCCAACAGCAGGGCTAAATTTGAGATAACCCCCAGTGACACAGCCCCCAAGGCCACAAACTCCACACCTTCACTCAACAGTGGGTCAGAGATGAAGCTGGACATGGTATCGTCGCCAGACCTCTTCAAGCCAGCACCACCGGAATCTCATCCAGCCATCCAACCGGGGTCCTCCGACAGGCCACGTGATATCATCTTGACGACTCCTCAGGGAACTAAACATGATATCCTTCAGCCGACTCCCTTCACTCGTGCCAGGAATCTGTTTGTGTCACCAAGCCAATCTCCAGCTGAAATGACTCAC GCGTCGACTTTCAAACGTCCGCCCAAGCCACTTCCACGAACTAGACCACCAAAACCAGAGAAGCCACCCACGCCAGCGAACCCT ACTGAACCTGAACCAACTGTGCCAAAAGCCTTTCCTAAACCAGCCGTCAGACCGCTCCCAAAACCAGTTACCCGCCTCAAACCAAAAACTCTG GAAAGTACACCAATTAGCCCTGAGAACTACGTCGTCTTTGAGGACGTCCTGCTTATTGGACAG gaaaagtgtgTTGAGGACTGGCCTGAAGACAGTCCCGAGCTCAACCCCAACTTCAAACCA tcTGGAACATTGAGACTCCGGCGAGAATCACTGAAA ATGAAGGCCGACTCTGATGGAGGAAGTGGCGAGGATCAGGACACCTCAGGGAGTCATGTCAAG aaaaaggacaaaaaattCAGAATACCCACACTTCCCAGAAGAGGGTCAAAG GACAAGTTTGCTGATGACGCaaaggaggggaggagcagGACACTGCCCACCTCCCATAAATCATCAAAG GACTATTTTTCAGATACGCACATGTCTGCTGGAGAGCATGAAGACTGGGAGCATGACTATAAA AAGAAACGTCTGAAGACCAAAGTCAATCAGCTGCTCAGAAGAGCATCCACCACTTCCTCTGTGCCGGAAGGAAAACACCTGAACggacatttccctcaggagtcgAAG GACGACGGCATCAGTAAGAAAAGCGCCGGCAAGAAGGACTCGGTCCGCCGATGGTCAGAG CAGGGGACAGTTCTGGACGACagcactgaggaggaagaggagggaggggacgCCCAGCACGAAGAG aagaaaaaaaagaaggtgaaAATCAGGTTTGTGCCTCACAGAGGATTTGCCATCACTGTGGAAAAG ACTGACGATGAGCCGAAGGGAGCACACGGGTACACGCCCCGCAAAGGCTCAAAG GAGAAATCACAAGATGAAGTTCTGGGTGCTCACGGCTACACGCCTCGGAGGAAGTCCAAG GACGATGCTGAGTACGTTGAAGAGATGAAAGGCCAGAGGCTCCAGTCAACTAGCAAG GCTGCTTTCATGGATGACGAGCACTTCGAGAAAACACTCCACGCGTCTGCTGGACTGAACGGAGATGAAGATCCGTATGGGATGGAAGACTGCAAACCC AAGAAAAAGACGACGATGAAACTGCTGCACGTGGGTCGTCGGAGGTCTAAG GAGGACATGCTGGATTACACCAGTCCtcagaaaaagaagagcagcTTCTCAGCGGATGAGTTACACGATGATGACCTAAACGGGATGGAGGACTTCAAACTG AAGAAACCCAAACATAAAGGCCTCATCCCCACCCAACGCAAATCTAAGACCGCCAGCGGGCAGAGTGAACCCATTGGATTCAGCCACCACATGCCTCAGCAAGCATGCAGT GACGCCTACGCTGAGGATGACATCACTCAAACAGGAGAAGATTTCATGAGTCCCGGAAAGCTCTATGACGTCGAGCAAGATGAAATCTGCAAGCCG AAGAAGCTGTCTAAGCTGAAAGGCCTCAAAAAACGCCAGGCTAAG GGCAAAGCCATGGCTCCAGAAGATCCACCAGGGGCTACATCCAGCGACTACCTGTCGGAGGCCGCTAAG GCGGAGTGGCTGGCTGCTCAGATGGATGAACgagctgcagcaggtctggAGGATGAGGACGAGGAAGGG GACACGGATAGTTTGATGGAGTGGTGGTACACCGTGGAAC AATGGGACGAGGTGCCATCGGACGACGAGGACAAAGTCATAAAAGAGGACGAGTCCAA GTCGTTCACCATCCTGGCGGACAAGGTTCAGCGCGGCCTTCGCGTCTTCAACAAGGTCTTCATGGAGCGAGCTGAGGTCCTGTGGCACTCCGTCATCACGCTCCACGCCATCGCGGACGACATCAGCAACTTCCACCAAAAGGCCAAGATCGCCGGGATCACTGGTGGCACCACCACAGCCGTGGGTGGCGTGACGGCCATCGCCGGTTTGGCTCTGGCGCCCTTTACCTTCGGTGCCTCTCTCGTAATCACCGCCGTTGGTGTAGGCGTGGCAACGGCCGGCGGAATCACTTCAGCCTCTGCGGCCATCTCAGATAACGTTAACAACATGCACGACCGGAAGAAG GTGGAGACTGTACTAGAGGAGTATGAGGCTCACCTGCTGGACATCGGGAAGATCCTCCACTTTGTCAATCAGGGCTTGTACAAACTCCGCGGCCATCCTTTCCTCAGATCCGGCACCCAACACTACTCGGAGGACTGGGAGATCCGCAGGGCCGTCCAGATGATCAGCTTGGTGGACTTGCCCGTGATGCGAGCGGCGGACATAACGGACACGGCGGTGGCGTCGGTCCAAGGGCTCTTCAAAGGCATGGACAAGTACTTCATCAAGGACTCCCGGGAGCTGAGGAAGGGCTGCAAGAAGGAGGTGGTGGGTCAAATAAAGGAGGTGGCAAACGTGCTCAATGATGGGATAGTGGAGCTCAATGCCATCAGGGAGGAACTCCAGGATGCTACTGGAAGCATGTGA